In a single window of the Zea mays cultivar B73 chromosome 5, Zm-B73-REFERENCE-NAM-5.0, whole genome shotgun sequence genome:
- the LOC100381471 gene encoding putative thaumatin domain family protein isoform X3, with the protein MELPRPMGVLLLVFFVLCRVGDAATFMFVNRCTDTVWPGVLSNAGSPRLEPTGFELPPGAARAVPAPAGWSGRMWARTGCSQDGATGRLVCATGDCGSGSAECAGAGAAPPATLAEFTLDGSGGLDFYDVSLVDGYNLPVLVETSGGAGSSGPASCAAAGCAADLNAMCPAELRAGGGAACRSACDAFARPEYCCSGAFATPAACRPTAYSQVFKSACPRSYSYAFDDPTSTFTCGGGPDYTVTFCPGATPRGYCCYKIYIVRDFWFFSEKLK; encoded by the exons ATGGAGTTGCCAAGACCAATGGGCGTGCTTCTGCTCGTGTTCTTCGTCTTGTGCAGAG TGGGGGACGCGGCGACGTTCATGTTCGTGAACCGGTGCACGGACACGGTGTGGCCGGGCGTCCTGTCCAACGCCGGCAGCCCAAGGCTGGAGCCGACGGGGTTCGAGCTCCCGCCGGGCGCGGCACGCGCGGTGCCGGCGCCGGCGGGCTGGTCCGGCCGCATGTGGGCGCGCACGGGCTGCTCCCAGGACGGCGCCACGGGGCGGCTCGTCTGTGCCACGGGCGACTGCGGCTCTGGCTCCGCCGagtgcgcgggcgcgggcgctgcGCCGCCGGCCACGCTGGCCGAGTTCACGCTCGACGGCAGTGGCGGGCTGGACTTCTACGACGTCAGCCTCGTGGATGGCTACAACCTCCCCGTGCTGGTGGAGACCTCCGGCGGCGCAGGCTCCAGCGGGCCGGCGTCGTGCGCGGCGGCCGGGTGCGCAGCGGACCTGAACGCGATGTGCCCCGCCGAGCTCCGAGCCGGGGGCGGCGCCGCGTGCCGGAGCGCGTGCGACGCGTTCGCGCGGCCCGAGTACTGCTGCAGCGGCGCCTTCGCGACCCCGGCGGCGTGCCGGCCGACTGCCTACTCGCAGGTGTTCAAGAGCGCGTGCCCGCGCTCCTACAGTTACGCCTTCGACGATCCCACCTCCACATTCACCTGCGGCGGCGGCCCAGACTACACCGTCACCTTCTGCCCCGGCGCCACCCCAAG AGGCTACTGTTGTTACAAGATTTACATTGTCAGAGATTTCTGGTTCTTCTCTGAGAAATTGAAGTAG
- the LOC100193862 gene encoding Probable E3 ubiquitin-protein ligase RHB1A, whose amino-acid sequence MGGCCCCSSRTSEADRAPIDIYRQQNLEEHEPLSSAFDGSSPPSSIVAVDTNLDTSTPDTYRAPPAPLPYDVVLAVPTTPGLEKLDNKSKTDDQQESINDQESLKVDESCKKNVTEDKAEEEDVCPICLEEYDEENPRSVTKCEHHFHLCCILEWMERKDTCPVCDQTILVDEMSE is encoded by the exons ATGGGTGGCTGTTGTTGCTGTTCGTCGAGAACATCTGAAGCCGATAGAGCACCAATTGATATATAT CGTCAACAAAATCTTGAGGAGCATGAGCCGCTGTCTTCAGCTTTTGATGGATCATCTCCACCATCTTCAATTGTTGCAGTAGACACAAATCTGGATACTTCCACACCTGACACATATCGAGCACCACCTGCACCCTTGCCTTATGATGTTGTTTTGGCAGTCCCAACTACCCCTG GTTTGGAGAAGCTAGACAACAAGAGCAAAACTGATGACCAACAAGAGTCCATAAATGATCAGGAGTCTTTAAAGGTGGATGAGTCATGTAAGAAAAATGTCACTGAAGATAAGGCTGAGGAGGAGGATGTTTGTCCTATCTGCCTTGAAG AATACGATGAAGAAAATCCCCGCTCTGTAACTAAGTGTGAGCACCATTTCCATCTTTGCTGCATTCTTGAATGGATGGAGCGAAAAGATACTTGCCCAGTTTGTGACCAG ACAATTTTGGTGGATGAGATGTCCGAATAG
- the LOC100193862 gene encoding probable E3 ubiquitin-protein ligase RHB1A isoform X1, giving the protein MLVRQQNLEEHEPLSSAFDGSSPPSSIVAVDTNLDTSTPDTYRAPPAPLPYDVVLAVPTTPGLEKLDNKSKTDDQQESINDQESLKVDESCKKNVTEDKAEEEDVCPICLEEYDEENPRSVTKCEHHFHLCCILEWMERKDTCPVCDQTILVDEMSE; this is encoded by the exons ATGTTGGTG CGTCAACAAAATCTTGAGGAGCATGAGCCGCTGTCTTCAGCTTTTGATGGATCATCTCCACCATCTTCAATTGTTGCAGTAGACACAAATCTGGATACTTCCACACCTGACACATATCGAGCACCACCTGCACCCTTGCCTTATGATGTTGTTTTGGCAGTCCCAACTACCCCTG GTTTGGAGAAGCTAGACAACAAGAGCAAAACTGATGACCAACAAGAGTCCATAAATGATCAGGAGTCTTTAAAGGTGGATGAGTCATGTAAGAAAAATGTCACTGAAGATAAGGCTGAGGAGGAGGATGTTTGTCCTATCTGCCTTGAAG AATACGATGAAGAAAATCCCCGCTCTGTAACTAAGTGTGAGCACCATTTCCATCTTTGCTGCATTCTTGAATGGATGGAGCGAAAAGATACTTGCCCAGTTTGTGACCAG ACAATTTTGGTGGATGAGATGTCCGAATAG
- the LOC100381471 gene encoding putative thaumatin domain family protein precursor codes for MELPRPMGVLLLVFFVLCRVGDAATFMFVNRCTDTVWPGVLSNAGSPRLEPTGFELPPGAARAVPAPAGWSGRMWARTGCSQDGATGRLVCATGDCGSGSAECAGAGAAPPATLAEFTLDGSGGLDFYDVSLVDGYNLPVLVETSGGAGSSGPASCAAAGCAADLNAMCPAELRAGGGAACRSACDAFARPEYCCSGAFATPAACRPTAYSQVFKSACPRSYSYAFDDPTSTFTCGGGPDYTVTFCPGATPSQKSTTTPGATPATVPGTMTTTVPEATPMPGATPAMPTGTMMPPGATFTDATPDSAMMPMGGLGIEGGGQGSVLLGGSSSEGSVSWLANMATGDAAVPLVASARLLVAPLATLLCGLHLL; via the exons ATGGAGTTGCCAAGACCAATGGGCGTGCTTCTGCTCGTGTTCTTCGTCTTGTGCAGAG TGGGGGACGCGGCGACGTTCATGTTCGTGAACCGGTGCACGGACACGGTGTGGCCGGGCGTCCTGTCCAACGCCGGCAGCCCAAGGCTGGAGCCGACGGGGTTCGAGCTCCCGCCGGGCGCGGCACGCGCGGTGCCGGCGCCGGCGGGCTGGTCCGGCCGCATGTGGGCGCGCACGGGCTGCTCCCAGGACGGCGCCACGGGGCGGCTCGTCTGTGCCACGGGCGACTGCGGCTCTGGCTCCGCCGagtgcgcgggcgcgggcgctgcGCCGCCGGCCACGCTGGCCGAGTTCACGCTCGACGGCAGTGGCGGGCTGGACTTCTACGACGTCAGCCTCGTGGATGGCTACAACCTCCCCGTGCTGGTGGAGACCTCCGGCGGCGCAGGCTCCAGCGGGCCGGCGTCGTGCGCGGCGGCCGGGTGCGCAGCGGACCTGAACGCGATGTGCCCCGCCGAGCTCCGAGCCGGGGGCGGCGCCGCGTGCCGGAGCGCGTGCGACGCGTTCGCGCGGCCCGAGTACTGCTGCAGCGGCGCCTTCGCGACCCCGGCGGCGTGCCGGCCGACTGCCTACTCGCAGGTGTTCAAGAGCGCGTGCCCGCGCTCCTACAGTTACGCCTTCGACGATCCCACCTCCACATTCACCTGCGGCGGCGGCCCAGACTACACCGTCACCTTCTGCCCCGGCGCCACCCCAAG CCAGAAGTCGACGACCACACCGGGCGCGACGCCGGCGACGGTGCCGGGGACAATGACGACGACGGTGCCGGAGGCAACGCCGATGCCGGGCGCGACCCCGGCTATGCCGACGGGGACCATGATGCCACCGGGCGCGACGTTCACGGACGCCACCCCGGACAGCGCGATGATGCCGATGGGTGGCCTGGGCATCGAGGGCGGGGGCCAAGGCAGCGTGCTCCTGGGCGGCAGCAGCAGCGAAGGCAGCGTCTCTTGGCTCGCCAACATGGCCACCGGCGACGCGGCCGTCCCGCTGGTGGCTTCGGCTCGGTTATTGGTGGCGCCACTGGCAACGTTGCTCTGCGGCCTCCATTTGCTGTAG
- the LOC100381471 gene encoding putative thaumatin domain family protein isoform X2, producing MELPRPMGVLLLVFFVLCRGSPFLAVGDAATFMFVNRCTDTVWPGVLSNAGSPRLEPTGFELPPGAARAVPAPAGWSGRMWARTGCSQDGATGRLVCATGDCGSGSAECAGAGAAPPATLAEFTLDGSGGLDFYDVSLVDGYNLPVLVETSGGAGSSGPASCAAAGCAADLNAMCPAELRAGGGAACRSACDAFARPEYCCSGAFATPAACRPTAYSQVFKSACPRSYSYAFDDPTSTFTCGGGPDYTVTFCPGATPRGYCCYKIYIVRDFWFFSEKLK from the exons ATGGAGTTGCCAAGACCAATGGGCGTGCTTCTGCTCGTGTTCTTCGTCTTGTGCAGAG GTTCCCCGTTTCTCGCAGTGGGGGACGCGGCGACGTTCATGTTCGTGAACCGGTGCACGGACACGGTGTGGCCGGGCGTCCTGTCCAACGCCGGCAGCCCAAGGCTGGAGCCGACGGGGTTCGAGCTCCCGCCGGGCGCGGCACGCGCGGTGCCGGCGCCGGCGGGCTGGTCCGGCCGCATGTGGGCGCGCACGGGCTGCTCCCAGGACGGCGCCACGGGGCGGCTCGTCTGTGCCACGGGCGACTGCGGCTCTGGCTCCGCCGagtgcgcgggcgcgggcgctgcGCCGCCGGCCACGCTGGCCGAGTTCACGCTCGACGGCAGTGGCGGGCTGGACTTCTACGACGTCAGCCTCGTGGATGGCTACAACCTCCCCGTGCTGGTGGAGACCTCCGGCGGCGCAGGCTCCAGCGGGCCGGCGTCGTGCGCGGCGGCCGGGTGCGCAGCGGACCTGAACGCGATGTGCCCCGCCGAGCTCCGAGCCGGGGGCGGCGCCGCGTGCCGGAGCGCGTGCGACGCGTTCGCGCGGCCCGAGTACTGCTGCAGCGGCGCCTTCGCGACCCCGGCGGCGTGCCGGCCGACTGCCTACTCGCAGGTGTTCAAGAGCGCGTGCCCGCGCTCCTACAGTTACGCCTTCGACGATCCCACCTCCACATTCACCTGCGGCGGCGGCCCAGACTACACCGTCACCTTCTGCCCCGGCGCCACCCCAAG AGGCTACTGTTGTTACAAGATTTACATTGTCAGAGATTTCTGGTTCTTCTCTGAGAAATTGAAGTAG
- the LOC100381471 gene encoding putative thaumatin domain family protein isoform X1, producing the protein MELPRPMGVLLLVFFVLCRGSPFLAVGDAATFMFVNRCTDTVWPGVLSNAGSPRLEPTGFELPPGAARAVPAPAGWSGRMWARTGCSQDGATGRLVCATGDCGSGSAECAGAGAAPPATLAEFTLDGSGGLDFYDVSLVDGYNLPVLVETSGGAGSSGPASCAAAGCAADLNAMCPAELRAGGGAACRSACDAFARPEYCCSGAFATPAACRPTAYSQVFKSACPRSYSYAFDDPTSTFTCGGGPDYTVTFCPGATPSQKSTTTPGATPATVPGTMTTTVPEATPMPGATPAMPTGTMMPPGATFTDATPDSAMMPMGGLGIEGGGQGSVLLGGSSSEGSVSWLANMATGDAAVPLVASARLLVAPLATLLCGLHLL; encoded by the exons ATGGAGTTGCCAAGACCAATGGGCGTGCTTCTGCTCGTGTTCTTCGTCTTGTGCAGAG GTTCCCCGTTTCTCGCAGTGGGGGACGCGGCGACGTTCATGTTCGTGAACCGGTGCACGGACACGGTGTGGCCGGGCGTCCTGTCCAACGCCGGCAGCCCAAGGCTGGAGCCGACGGGGTTCGAGCTCCCGCCGGGCGCGGCACGCGCGGTGCCGGCGCCGGCGGGCTGGTCCGGCCGCATGTGGGCGCGCACGGGCTGCTCCCAGGACGGCGCCACGGGGCGGCTCGTCTGTGCCACGGGCGACTGCGGCTCTGGCTCCGCCGagtgcgcgggcgcgggcgctgcGCCGCCGGCCACGCTGGCCGAGTTCACGCTCGACGGCAGTGGCGGGCTGGACTTCTACGACGTCAGCCTCGTGGATGGCTACAACCTCCCCGTGCTGGTGGAGACCTCCGGCGGCGCAGGCTCCAGCGGGCCGGCGTCGTGCGCGGCGGCCGGGTGCGCAGCGGACCTGAACGCGATGTGCCCCGCCGAGCTCCGAGCCGGGGGCGGCGCCGCGTGCCGGAGCGCGTGCGACGCGTTCGCGCGGCCCGAGTACTGCTGCAGCGGCGCCTTCGCGACCCCGGCGGCGTGCCGGCCGACTGCCTACTCGCAGGTGTTCAAGAGCGCGTGCCCGCGCTCCTACAGTTACGCCTTCGACGATCCCACCTCCACATTCACCTGCGGCGGCGGCCCAGACTACACCGTCACCTTCTGCCCCGGCGCCACCCCAAG CCAGAAGTCGACGACCACACCGGGCGCGACGCCGGCGACGGTGCCGGGGACAATGACGACGACGGTGCCGGAGGCAACGCCGATGCCGGGCGCGACCCCGGCTATGCCGACGGGGACCATGATGCCACCGGGCGCGACGTTCACGGACGCCACCCCGGACAGCGCGATGATGCCGATGGGTGGCCTGGGCATCGAGGGCGGGGGCCAAGGCAGCGTGCTCCTGGGCGGCAGCAGCAGCGAAGGCAGCGTCTCTTGGCTCGCCAACATGGCCACCGGCGACGCGGCCGTCCCGCTGGTGGCTTCGGCTCGGTTATTGGTGGCGCCACTGGCAACGTTGCTCTGCGGCCTCCATTTGCTGTAG